From one Myxococcales bacterium genomic stretch:
- a CDS encoding DegT/DnrJ/EryC1/StrS family aminotransferase, whose protein sequence is MTERIPLARPWLGGAELQALRRVLASGWLTQGPEVAAFEREFAAFVGAPHACAVTNCTTALGLALEALEIGAGDEVLTVSHSFIAAANAIRQRGARPVFVDIDPATLNIDPDRVEAAITPRTRAVLCVHQLGMPCDLARLLKIARRRNLAVIEDAACALGSEIRIGGRWERIGRPRGDVACFSLHPRKVITTGEGGLITTRRADLDRRLRLLRHHGMSISDRERHEAREVRFEQYLLPGHNGRLTDLQAAVGRVQLRRLPGILERRRRLAERYRLALAALPGFRPVSEPVWARTNWQSYGVYLPDGIEQTIALQCLADRGIAARRGVMCAHREPAYPADAWTSGPPAPGARSALAASETASDRMILLPLYPQMTRREQDAVLAALRAIARGRAD, encoded by the coding sequence ATGACTGAACGGATTCCCCTGGCCAGACCGTGGCTCGGCGGCGCGGAGCTGCAGGCCTTGCGGCGGGTGCTGGCGAGCGGCTGGCTGACCCAGGGGCCCGAGGTGGCGGCGTTCGAGCGCGAGTTCGCCGCGTTCGTCGGGGCGCCGCACGCCTGCGCGGTGACCAATTGCACCACGGCGCTGGGCCTGGCGCTCGAGGCGCTGGAAATCGGCGCCGGCGACGAGGTGCTCACCGTCAGCCATTCCTTCATCGCCGCCGCCAACGCGATCCGCCAGCGCGGCGCCCGCCCGGTTTTCGTCGACATCGACCCGGCGACCCTGAACATCGACCCGGACCGCGTCGAGGCGGCGATCACCCCGCGGACCCGCGCCGTCTTGTGCGTGCACCAATTGGGGATGCCGTGCGACCTGGCGCGCCTGCTGAAAATCGCCCGCCGCCGAAACCTGGCGGTGATCGAGGACGCCGCCTGTGCTCTCGGCAGCGAAATCAGAATCGGCGGGCGATGGGAACGGATCGGCCGGCCGCGCGGCGACGTCGCCTGCTTTTCGCTGCATCCGCGCAAGGTGATCACCACGGGCGAGGGCGGCCTGATCACCACGCGCCGCGCCGACCTGGACCGCCGGCTGCGCCTGCTGCGCCACCACGGCATGAGCATCAGTGACCGCGAACGCCACGAGGCGCGGGAAGTGCGGTTCGAGCAGTATCTGCTGCCGGGGCACAACGGCCGACTGACCGATCTGCAGGCGGCCGTCGGCCGCGTGCAATTGCGCCGTCTGCCGGGCATTCTCGAACGTCGCCGCCGCCTGGCGGAACGCTACCGGCTAGCCTTGGCGGCGCTGCCGGGCTTCCGGCCGGTGAGCGAACCGGTCTGGGCGCGAACCAATTGGCAGAGCTACGGCGTCTACCTGCCGGACGGGATCGAGCAGACGATCGCGCTGCAATGTCTGGCCGACCGCGGCATCGCGGCGCGGCGCGGGGTGATGTGCGCCCATCGCGAGCCGGCTTATCCGGCGGACGCCTGGACGAGCGGCCCGCCGGCGCCCGGCGCCCGATCCGCGCTCGCGGCGAGCGAAACGGCCAGCGACCGGATGATCCTGCTGCCGTTGTATCCGCAAATGACCCGGCGCGAGCAGGACGCCGTTCTGGCGGCTTTGCGGGCGATCGCGCGCGGCCGCGCCGACTGA
- a CDS encoding Gfo/Idh/MocA family oxidoreductase, with protein MIVFGVIGCGCWGPKLIRNLLAGDGAAVKTACDRRPDRRAEINAVWPSLRTTAEAADLWRDPEIDAIAIATPASTHAALAREALLAGKHILVEKPLAMTARETAALLSLAAERRRVMLVDHTFIFSEPVRRLRELVRHDGLGEIAAYEAERYSRGFQAPDVNVLWDLAVHDLSILQFLFGWEPRRVAAVAHRMLPQGEPSEATLSVEFAAGQRAEIRVGWRPEEKKRCTRLIGAQATVLYDDLDPAGSLAIIPGPPGTETAAAQRRISPVDRAEPLRRVVDHLLECIDGRATPLAGGSEAWRISRILEAAERSLRLAGQPVAIEAATIPEN; from the coding sequence ATGATCGTTTTTGGGGTGATCGGCTGTGGGTGTTGGGGCCCGAAATTGATCCGTAATCTGCTCGCCGGCGACGGCGCCGCCGTGAAAACAGCCTGCGACCGCCGGCCCGACCGCCGGGCTGAAATCAACGCCGTCTGGCCGTCCCTGCGCACGACCGCCGAGGCCGCCGATCTCTGGCGCGACCCCGAAATCGACGCGATCGCCATCGCCACGCCCGCCAGCACCCACGCCGCGCTGGCGCGCGAAGCGCTCCTCGCCGGCAAACACATCCTGGTCGAAAAACCCCTGGCGATGACCGCCCGCGAAACCGCCGCCCTGCTTTCGTTGGCCGCCGAGCGGCGGCGCGTCATGTTGGTGGATCACACCTTCATTTTCTCCGAACCGGTCCGCCGCCTGCGCGAACTGGTGCGTCACGACGGCCTCGGGGAAATCGCCGCCTACGAGGCGGAACGCTACAGCCGCGGTTTTCAGGCGCCCGACGTCAACGTGTTGTGGGATTTGGCGGTCCACGACCTGTCGATTCTGCAATTCCTCTTCGGTTGGGAACCTCGCCGAGTCGCGGCCGTCGCTCATCGGATGTTGCCGCAGGGCGAGCCGAGCGAAGCCACCTTGTCCGTCGAATTCGCCGCCGGGCAGCGGGCGGAAATCCGCGTGGGCTGGCGGCCGGAGGAAAAAAAGCGCTGCACCCGCTTGATCGGCGCTCAGGCGACCGTGCTGTACGACGACCTCGATCCGGCGGGCAGTCTCGCGATTATTCCCGGGCCGCCCGGTACCGAGACCGCCGCCGCGCAGCGCCGCATCTCGCCGGTCGATCGCGCGGAACCACTACGCCGGGTGGTCGATCATCTGCTGGAATGCATCGACGGCCGCGCCACGCCGCTCGCCGGCGGGTCGGAAGCCTGGCGCATCAGCCGCATTCTGGAGGCGGCCGAACGATCCTTGCGCCTCGCCGGCCAGCCGGTGGCGATCGAAGCGGCAACCATTCCCGAAAATTAA
- a CDS encoding DegT/DnrJ/EryC1/StrS family aminotransferase, giving the protein MIPFVDLSAQYREIGAELEAAVHRVLASGRYALGPEVEAFENEFAAEHGATEGVAVSSGTAALHLALLAAGVGPGDEVITTPLTFVATIAAILYTGARPVLVDVDPRTYTLNPEAVAAAVTPRTKALLPVHLYGQPADLDPLLAVAERHGLRLIEDAAQAHGAVYRGRPVGGIGHLGCFSFYPAKNLGACGEGGIVLTSDPDLARLLRLLRNWGEAGKNQHVLKGFNYRLDALQGAILRVKLRHLAAWNEARRTLADRYRSLLDGLTLTLPAERRAGEHVYHVFALLVDRRERVRQALRERGIECGVHYPLPVHLIPAYAELGYPAGRFPIAEHIAAMELSLPIYPELTAAQQEEIALALRQTLAV; this is encoded by the coding sequence ATGATTCCGTTTGTCGATTTGTCGGCGCAGTACCGCGAGATCGGCGCCGAACTGGAGGCAGCGGTCCATCGCGTGCTGGCCAGCGGGCGGTACGCGCTCGGACCCGAGGTGGAAGCCTTCGAAAACGAATTCGCCGCCGAGCACGGCGCGACGGAAGGCGTGGCCGTCAGCAGCGGCACCGCCGCCTTGCACCTGGCGCTCCTGGCCGCCGGCGTCGGCCCGGGCGACGAGGTCATCACCACCCCGCTGACCTTCGTCGCCACGATCGCGGCGATCCTGTATACCGGGGCGCGGCCGGTGCTCGTCGACGTCGACCCGCGCACCTACACGCTCAACCCGGAGGCTGTCGCGGCGGCCGTGACGCCGCGCACCAAGGCGTTGTTGCCGGTGCACTTGTACGGTCAGCCGGCCGATCTCGATCCCTTGTTGGCCGTCGCCGAACGGCACGGTTTGCGGCTGATCGAGGACGCGGCGCAGGCGCACGGCGCCGTTTATCGCGGGCGGCCGGTGGGCGGCATCGGCCACCTGGGCTGCTTCAGCTTCTATCCGGCGAAAAACCTGGGGGCGTGCGGCGAGGGCGGCATCGTCCTGACCAGCGATCCGGACCTGGCGCGCCTGCTGCGGTTGTTGCGGAACTGGGGCGAGGCGGGAAAAAACCAGCACGTGCTCAAGGGCTTCAATTATCGGCTGGACGCGCTGCAGGGGGCGATCCTGCGGGTCAAGCTGCGCCATTTGGCGGCCTGGAACGAGGCCCGGCGGACGCTCGCCGATCGTTACCGTTCCCTGCTGGACGGCCTGACCCTGACCCTGCCGGCGGAGCGCCGGGCGGGCGAGCACGTCTACCACGTGTTCGCGCTGCTCGTCGATCGCCGCGAACGGGTCCGCCAAGCATTGCGGGAACGGGGCATCGAGTGCGGCGTGCATTATCCGCTGCCGGTCCACCTGATCCCGGCCTATGCTGAACTGGGTTACCCGGCCGGCCGGTTTCCGATCGCCGAGCACATCGCGGCGATGGAACTGTCGCTGCCGATCTATCCCGAATTGACCGCCGCCCAACAAGAGGAAATCGCCCTGGCGCTGCGGCAAACACTGGCCGTTTAG
- a CDS encoding glycosyltransferase family 2 protein, giving the protein MSSIDIPTRLSLTIALPVYNEPETIAELVRDSLAVLERATTGFREVLIVDDGSAAPTAELVRELAARPGVRFVTHPRNRGFAAVQRTCYREARGDWVFLLPADGQIAPAVLFDLLPGCTTNSLILGVAAGEAIDRRFFSRLYHRLVRRLFSLPYGDFGACLLVKRELATSVRSTAATPVAMTELVVEAHRRGVGVAEVAVQKTPRRFGRSKAARLWRTAPRTAWELAAVYWHTRTKRKPG; this is encoded by the coding sequence TTGTCGTCGATCGACATACCGACGCGCTTGAGCCTGACCATCGCCTTGCCGGTGTACAACGAACCCGAAACGATCGCCGAACTGGTGCGCGATTCGCTGGCGGTGCTGGAACGGGCGACGACCGGTTTTCGCGAGGTTTTGATCGTGGACGACGGCAGCGCGGCGCCCACGGCCGAACTGGTGCGCGAACTGGCGGCGCGGCCCGGCGTTCGCTTCGTCACCCATCCGCGCAACCGGGGTTTCGCCGCGGTGCAGCGAACCTGTTATCGCGAAGCGCGGGGCGATTGGGTTTTTCTGCTGCCGGCCGACGGGCAGATTGCGCCGGCGGTGTTGTTTGATCTGCTGCCGGGCTGCACGACGAATTCGCTGATCCTCGGCGTGGCCGCGGGCGAGGCGATCGACCGGAGGTTCTTTTCGCGGCTCTATCATCGGCTCGTGCGGCGGCTGTTTTCGCTGCCGTACGGCGATTTCGGCGCTTGTTTGCTGGTGAAGCGTGAATTGGCGACGAGCGTGCGGTCGACGGCCGCCACGCCGGTGGCCATGACGGAACTGGTCGTGGAAGCGCATCGCCGCGGCGTCGGCGTGGCCGAGGTGGCGGTGCAAAAAACGCCCCGTCGCTTCGGGCGGTCCAAGGCCGCACGGTTGTGGCGGACGGCGCCGCGCACCGCCTGGGAGCTGGCGGCGGTTTATTGGCATACCCGGACGAAAAGGAAACCCGGATGA
- a CDS encoding radical SAM protein — protein sequence MARVLLINPSMDVAAGFGEYHTLMEPMPCVGLAYLAATSRAAGHEVRVIDNFADNLPPEQLVAAARAFDPQVIGLGVLTPSARATEDLGRRFKAALPEARVVLGNLHASLFADEMLRDGACDVVVHGEGERVFPTLIAALGQGADLATVPHVSFRRDGETVTTGRGEQIQDLDDLPRPAWDLFPWKKYTFLPFVTVAKPCLSIMGTRGCPFRCKFCALGYMGSHVRVRTPENIAAEVEWLVRDFGIRHVGFVDPIFPLSKKHGIETCRAIRARRLPDNWWWTSETRVDVIDEEMCREMKAARCRRILFGVESGVDELLANVGKNFKIEHVRRAVTVARAAGLEIAAFFMLALPGETAAMTRRTIDFACSLDIDFAKFGVTIPLPGSQYYEDLVNSGRIKPGDWDKFTTFNPDPDTLPYIPEGLTGEELQRLHRKATWRFYMRPKMIFRHLFVLRTIGLRRLFDGAVILLRQFFQGRL from the coding sequence TTGGCTCGCGTCTTGCTGATCAATCCGTCCATGGACGTCGCCGCCGGCTTCGGCGAATACCACACGCTCATGGAGCCGATGCCCTGCGTCGGCCTCGCTTACCTGGCGGCCACCAGCCGCGCGGCGGGGCACGAAGTGCGGGTCATCGACAACTTCGCCGACAACCTGCCGCCCGAGCAATTGGTGGCGGCGGCGCGTGCGTTCGATCCCCAGGTGATCGGCCTGGGCGTGCTGACTCCCTCGGCCCGCGCCACCGAGGATCTGGGCCGCCGCTTCAAGGCCGCCTTGCCCGAAGCGCGCGTGGTGTTGGGGAACCTGCACGCCTCGCTGTTCGCCGACGAAATGCTCCGCGACGGCGCCTGCGACGTGGTCGTGCACGGCGAGGGCGAGCGCGTCTTTCCGACCCTGATCGCGGCGCTCGGGCAGGGCGCCGACTTGGCGACCGTCCCCCACGTTTCGTTCCGGCGCGACGGCGAAACGGTCACCACCGGGCGCGGCGAGCAGATCCAGGATCTCGACGATTTGCCCCGGCCGGCGTGGGATCTGTTTCCCTGGAAGAAATACACGTTCCTGCCCTTCGTGACCGTCGCCAAGCCGTGCCTGTCGATCATGGGCACGCGCGGCTGTCCGTTCCGGTGCAAGTTCTGCGCCCTGGGCTACATGGGCAGCCATGTGCGCGTGCGGACGCCCGAGAACATCGCGGCCGAGGTCGAGTGGCTGGTGCGCGATTTCGGCATCCGCCACGTGGGATTCGTCGACCCGATCTTTCCGCTCAGCAAAAAGCACGGCATCGAAACCTGCCGGGCGATCCGCGCCCGCCGGCTTCCGGACAACTGGTGGTGGACCAGCGAAACGCGCGTCGACGTGATCGACGAGGAAATGTGCCGCGAGATGAAGGCGGCGCGCTGCCGCCGGATCCTGTTCGGCGTCGAAAGCGGCGTCGACGAGCTGTTGGCCAACGTGGGGAAGAATTTCAAGATCGAGCACGTGCGCCGGGCGGTGACGGTGGCGCGCGCGGCGGGCCTGGAAATCGCGGCGTTCTTCATGCTGGCGCTGCCCGGCGAGACGGCGGCGATGACCCGGCGGACGATCGATTTCGCCTGCTCGCTCGACATCGATTTCGCCAAGTTCGGCGTGACCATTCCGTTGCCCGGCTCGCAGTACTACGAGGATCTGGTGAACAGCGGCCGGATCAAGCCCGGCGATTGGGACAAATTCACCACCTTCAACCCGGATCCGGACACTCTGCCTTATATTCCCGAGGGGCTGACCGGCGAGGAACTGCAACGCCTGCACCGCAAGGCCACCTGGCGGTTCTATATGCGGCCGAAGATGATCTTCCGTCACCTGTTCGTGCTGCGCACCATCGGCCTACGGCGCCTCTTTGACGGCGCGGTGATTCTGCTGCGCCAGTTTTTCCAGGGAAGACTGTAA
- a CDS encoding radical SAM protein produces MRVLFVRPPKYLWPYMNEQDNYLLPQAIVYLGAAARAAGHEVTLLDCMPVQMGWRTLEQTIRDRRPQVVLAGDSETLYAHESGRVFQVAKAVDPRIFTVAGGVHFSHACADAFAKYPIDAIVRGEGEITLTELLVAVEGGGDLRRVAGLALPDGAGGVHYTAHRALIENLDTLPFPAYDLLPMNKYGTARYLFSPGGVTIHHSRGCIDGCRYCACWLQMARREGAMPDETLRPRYRTRSVGPVIEEMEHLVRQYDKHCLVFVDDTWNVDPRWCDQFADEVLRRKIKVNWHAFIRADLLHRDVESGLFEKLLAAGLSHVCIGLERADDAELDNLEKHHMDVERNNRLIPLVRKRFPQLFLQTTFIVGLRQDTPASLDRLLKYVKTLDPDYPAFHPITPVPGTPLWDEANEKGWLEVKDFSRYDWMTPVMGTEKMTREELEYKIWEMNKRFMAPWRVLRGVFSRHQYRRRMYLWWLKVSLNVAFDYVLDRVLPSRSVRRKALLSEYVGMIRPDWYDR; encoded by the coding sequence ATGCGCGTCCTGTTCGTCCGCCCGCCCAAATACCTGTGGCCCTACATGAACGAACAGGACAACTACCTGCTGCCGCAGGCCATCGTCTACCTGGGCGCCGCGGCGCGCGCCGCCGGGCACGAGGTGACGCTGCTCGACTGCATGCCGGTGCAAATGGGCTGGCGCACCCTGGAGCAAACCATCCGCGACCGGCGACCGCAGGTTGTGCTGGCCGGCGACAGCGAAACGCTTTACGCGCACGAAAGCGGCCGCGTTTTCCAGGTGGCCAAGGCGGTCGATCCGCGCATCTTCACCGTGGCCGGCGGCGTGCATTTTTCCCACGCCTGCGCCGACGCCTTCGCCAAATACCCGATCGACGCCATCGTGCGCGGCGAGGGCGAAATCACCCTGACCGAACTGCTGGTTGCCGTGGAGGGCGGCGGCGATTTGCGCCGGGTGGCCGGTTTGGCGCTGCCCGACGGCGCCGGCGGCGTCCATTACACGGCGCACCGCGCGCTGATCGAAAATCTCGACACCCTGCCGTTCCCGGCCTACGACCTGCTGCCGATGAACAAGTACGGCACCGCGCGCTACCTCTTTTCGCCCGGCGGCGTGACCATCCACCACAGCCGCGGCTGCATCGACGGCTGCCGCTACTGCGCCTGCTGGCTGCAAATGGCCCGGCGCGAGGGCGCGATGCCCGACGAAACGCTGCGGCCCCGCTATCGCACCCGTTCGGTGGGGCCTGTGATCGAAGAAATGGAACACCTGGTGCGGCAGTACGACAAACATTGCCTGGTGTTCGTCGACGACACCTGGAACGTCGATCCGCGCTGGTGCGACCAATTCGCCGACGAGGTGCTGCGCCGGAAAATCAAGGTCAACTGGCACGCCTTCATCCGCGCCGATCTGCTGCACCGCGACGTCGAGTCCGGCCTGTTCGAGAAATTGCTGGCCGCCGGTTTGTCGCACGTCTGCATCGGCCTGGAGCGCGCCGACGATGCCGAGCTGGACAACCTCGAAAAGCACCACATGGACGTCGAGCGGAACAACCGGTTGATCCCCCTGGTCCGAAAAAGATTTCCGCAGCTTTTTTTGCAGACCACGTTCATCGTCGGGCTGCGGCAGGACACGCCGGCCAGCCTCGACCGCCTGCTGAAGTACGTCAAAACCCTCGACCCCGACTATCCGGCTTTTCACCCGATTACCCCCGTGCCCGGCACGCCCCTGTGGGACGAGGCGAACGAGAAGGGCTGGCTCGAGGTGAAGGATTTCTCGCGCTACGACTGGATGACGCCGGTGATGGGCACCGAAAAAATGACCCGCGAGGAACTGGAATACAAAATCTGGGAAATGAACAAGCGCTTCATGGCGCCCTGGCGCGTGCTGCGCGGCGTCTTTTCACGCCACCAGTATCGCCGCCGCATGTACCTGTGGTGGCTGAAGGTCAGCCTGAACGTCGCCTTCGACTACGTGCTCGACCGCGTGCTGCCCTCGCGCTCGGTCCGCCGCAAGGCGCTGCTCTCCGAATACGTCGGCATGATCCGCCCTGATTGGTACGACCGCTGA
- a CDS encoding NAD-dependent epimerase/dehydratase family protein, translating into MTQQPNRRQRALITGGAGFIGSALARVLLASFDEITVLDNLATGRRENLAELPPGRVRFVEGDVRDSRLLDDCLPGAAVVYHLACLGVRHSLHAPRENFSVNAEGTLAVLEAARRHRTPRLVHVSSSEVYGDAGQTPMTEDHPCRPNTVYAAGKLAGEALVRALARTADLPAVIVRPFNTYGPRSHHEGDSGEVIPKFLLRGLAGRPLVVFGDGEQTRDFLYVDDTARGIAAAGLVPAAVGLTLNLGSGREISIRELAGQIGPLIGRPETAIEFAPARPGDTRRLLADAGLARRVLNFTPAVSLEEGLRALLAWYRARPVSPEELLREEITFNWRTPDGAHDD; encoded by the coding sequence ATGACGCAGCAGCCGAACCGGAGGCAACGGGCGCTGATCACCGGCGGCGCCGGTTTTATCGGCTCGGCGCTGGCGCGCGTACTACTCGCCTCGTTTGATGAAATCACGGTGCTCGACAACCTGGCCACCGGCCGCCGTGAAAATCTCGCGGAATTGCCGCCGGGGCGCGTGCGGTTCGTCGAAGGGGACGTGCGGGATTCCCGGCTGCTCGACGATTGTTTGCCCGGCGCGGCGGTCGTCTATCATCTGGCTTGCCTCGGCGTGCGGCATTCGCTACATGCCCCGCGCGAAAATTTTTCGGTCAACGCCGAGGGTACGCTGGCGGTGCTGGAAGCCGCGCGGCGGCACCGGACGCCGCGCCTCGTGCACGTTTCGTCGTCCGAGGTTTACGGCGACGCCGGGCAAACGCCCATGACCGAGGATCACCCCTGCCGGCCCAACACGGTCTATGCCGCCGGAAAATTGGCGGGGGAGGCGCTGGTGCGGGCCTTGGCGCGGACCGCCGACCTGCCGGCGGTCATCGTGCGGCCCTTCAACACCTACGGCCCGCGGTCGCACCACGAGGGCGACAGCGGCGAGGTCATCCCCAAGTTTTTGCTGCGCGGGTTGGCCGGCCGGCCGCTGGTCGTTTTCGGCGACGGCGAACAGACCCGCGATTTTCTATACGTCGACGACACCGCCCGCGGCATCGCCGCCGCCGGCCTCGTCCCGGCGGCGGTCGGCCTGACGCTGAACCTGGGCAGCGGCCGGGAGATTTCCATCCGCGAATTGGCCGGGCAAATCGGCCCGCTGATCGGCCGACCGGAAACGGCGATCGAATTCGCGCCGGCGCGTCCCGGCGACACGCGACGCCTGCTGGCCGACGCCGGATTGGCGCGGCGGGTGTTGAATTTCACGCCGGCCGTTTCGCTGGAGGAAGGATTGCGGGCGCTGCTGGCCTGGTATCGCGCCCGGCCCGTTTCGCCCGAGGAATTGTTGCGCGAGGAGATCACTTTCAATTGGCGGACGCCCGACGGAGCGCACGATGACTGA